TGagcccccctccccgccccctgcCCTGGCCATGGCCGCCCACCCCGCCGCCCCCGGGCCGCCAGCCCGCTCGGCCCCGCAAGCACCGGAGCCCCGGCGGTGGCAGCAGTGAACGGCTGTCGCAGGCCCCGAAGACCCCGGCCCGGCTCGGCTCTCTAGCGCGCGCCCCCTTCCCGGCCttgtcctctcccctccccccgccGCTAGCGAGCCCCCCTTGCACGCTGCCCCCCGCCCCCGGTGTCCGGACGATGCTCAAGTCTCGGCTCCGCATGTTTCTGAACGAGCTGAAGCTGCTGGTGCTGACAGGCGGGGGGCGGCCCCGGGCCGAGCCGCAACCCCGGGGGGGCCGGGGAGGCGGCTGCGGCTGGGCGCCCTTCGCTGGCTGCTCCACCCGGGACGGCGACGGCGACGAGGAGGAGTACTACGGGTCGGAGCCGCGGGCCCGGGGCCTGGCCGGCGACAAGGAGCCGCGGGCCGGACCCCTGCCGCCGCCCGCGCCGCCGCTGCCGCCCCCGGGCGCGCTGGACGCCCT
This sequence is a window from Homo sapiens chromosome 12, GRCh38.p14 Primary Assembly. Protein-coding genes within it:
- the MARCHF9 gene encoding E3 ubiquitin-protein ligase MARCHF9 isoform X1; this translates as MLKSRLRMFLNELKLLVLTGGGRPRAEPQPRGGRGGGCGWAPFAGCSTRDGDGDEEEYYGSEPRARGLAGDKEPRAGPLPPPAPPLPPPGALDALSLSSSLDSGLRTPQCRICFQGPEQGELLSPCRCDGSVRCTHQPCLIRWISERGSWSCELCYFKYQVLAISTKNPLQALF